The Herminiimonas arsenitoxidans sequence CGTTCGCTCGCTGGAGCAACACGGCGCGATGGAATACACCATCGTTGTTGCTGCTACCGCATCTGAATCGGCTGCTATGCAGTTCGTTTCGGCATACTCCGGTTGCGCAATGGGCGAATACTTCCGCGACCGCGGTGAAGATGCGCTGATCGTGTATGACGATTTGTCGAAACAAGCTGTTGCGTACCGTCAAGTGTCCTTGCTGTTGCGCCGTCCACCAGGCCGCGAAGCGTTCCCTGGCGACGTGTTCTATCTCCACAGCCGTTTGCTCGAACGCGCAGCACGTGTTAACGCCGACTACGTCGAAGCGTTCACCAAAGGCGCAGTTAAAGGCAAAACCGGTTCGTTGACAGCATTGCCTATCATCGAAACGCAAGCAGGTGACGTTTCTGCATTCGTTCCAACCAACGTAATTTCGATTACCGACGGTCAGATCTTCTTGGAAACATCCTTGTTCAACTCGGGTGTACGTCCTGCGATTAACGCTGGTATCTCGGTGTCTCGCGTTGGTGGTGCTGCTCAAACTAAAGTCATCAAGGGCTTGTCCGGCGGTATCCGTACCGATTTGGCGCAATACCGTGAATTGGCCGCGTTTGCGCAGTTCGCTTCCGACCTCGATGCTTCGACTCGCAAACAACTGGACCGCGGTGCTCGCGTGACAGAATTGTTGAAACAGGCTCAGTACGCACCATTGTCGACTTCGTTGATGGCGGTTTCGCTGTTCGCGGTCAACAAAGGTTACTTCGATGACCTCGAAGTTAAACGTGTACTCGCATTCGAAGCAGGTCTGCACGGTTTCATGAAGTCCAGCCACGCAGCATTGCTGCAAAAAATCGAAGACACCAAGAAGCTCGAGAAAGACGACGAAGCTGTATTGGCTGCTGCGATTGCTGATTTCAAAAAATCGTTCTGATTCTGGGGCTATAAGGAGTAACAACTCATGGCTTCAGGCAAAGAGATACGTGGCAAGATCAAGAGCGTAGAAAATACGAAGAAGATCACCAAGGCGATGGAAATGGTCGCTGCATCCAAAATGCGTAAAGCGCAAGACCGGATGCATGCGGCACGTCCTTACAGCGACAAGATTCGCAATATCGCTGCGAATCTGTCGCAAGCCAATCCGGAATATACGCATCCGTTTCTGGTGAAGTCTGATGCATCGAAGACAGTCGGCTTCATTATCGTGACGACTGACAAGGGCTTGTGCGGCGGTATGAACACAAACTCCTTGCGCATCGTGACGACCAAGTTGCGTGAACTGGAAGCAGAAGGCAAGAAAGTCGAAGCGGTTGCTATCGGTAACAAAGGTTTGGGCTTCTTGAATCGTATCGGCGCGCGTGTCGTGTCGCATGCGGTACAAATCGGTGACACCCCGCATCTGGACAAGTTGATTGGTCCAGTCAAGGTGATGCTCGATGCGTATCAAGACGGCAAGTTGGACGCGGTATACGTTGTCTACACCAAGTTCATCAACACGATGAAGCAAGAGCCAATGATGGAGCAATTGCTGCCATTGGCGACTGACAGGTTGAAGGCAGATGAAGGTTCGCTGGCATGGGACTACATCTACGAACCTGACGCGCAAACCGTGATCGATGAATTGTTGGTGCGTTACGTTGAAGCGCTGATTTTCCAAGCTGTTGCTGAAAACCTCGCGTCCGAGCAATCGGCGCGTATGGTGGCGATGAAATCGGCAAGCGACAACGCAGGTAGCGTGATTAGCGAATTGAAGCTGGTCTATAACAAGACGCGTCAAGCAGCGATTACGAAAGAACTTTCCGAGATCGTTGCCGGAGCGGCTGCGGTTTAATTCGATTGCGGGACGGCGTAGTAATACGCTGTCCTCAACAACCAGATTTTAAATTTTATATATTGAAGGAACGAAAATGGCTGATGGCAAAATCGTTCAGTGTATCGGCGCGGTGGTGGACGTTGAATTTCCCCGCAATGCGATGCCTAAGATTTACGATGCCTTGAAGATGGCAGGCTCCGAACTGACGCTGGAAGTGCAGCAACAGTTGGGTGACGGTATTGTTCGTACCATTGCGCTCGGTACATCCGACGGTTTGCGTCGCGGCATGATCATTCAAAACACCGGCAATCCAATCACCGTACCAGTCGGCAAAGCAACACTCGGCCGCATCATGGACGTGTTGGGTAACCCTATCGACGAATGCGGTCCTGTGAGCCACGAGCGTACAGCATCGATTCACCGCAAAGCTCCAGCGTACGACGAATTGTCGCCATCGCAGGACTTGTTGGAAACAGGTATCAAGGTTATTGACTTGGTTTGCCCGTTTGCAAAAGGCGGTAAAGTCGGTCTGTTCGGTGGCGCGGGTGTTGGTAAAACCGTGAACATGATGGAACTGATTAACAACATCGCTAAAGCACACAGCGGCTTGTCCGTGTTTGCTGGTGTTGGTGAACGTACTCGTGAAGGTAATGACTTCTACCACGAGATGGCTGATGCGAAAGTGGTTGATCTGGAAAACCCAGAGAACTCCAAAGTAGCGATGGTCTACGGTCAAATGAATGAACCACCAGGTAACCGTCTGCGCGTTGCGTTGACCGGTTTGACCATGGCTGAAGCGTTCCGTGACGAAGGTAAAGACGTGTTGTTCTTCGTCGATAACATCTATCGCTTCACATTGGCTGGTACCGAAGTATCCGCGTTGCTGGGTCGTATGCCTTCCGCTGTGGGTTATCAACCTACACTGGCTGAAGAAATGGGCCGTCTGCAAGAGCGTATTACATCGACCAAAACTGGTTCGATCACATCGATCCAAGCCGTCTACGTTCCAGCGGATGATTTGACCGATCCATCGCCAGCAACTACGTTTGCTCACTTGGATTCCACCGTTGTTCTGTCGCGTGACATCGCATCGCTTGGTATTTACCCAGCGGTTGATCCACTCGATTCGACATCGCGTCAATTGGATCCACTGGTCGTTGGTCAAGATCACTACGACACAGCACGCGCTGTTCAAGGTACTTTGCAACGCTACAAAGAATTGCGCGACATTATCGCGATTCTGGGTATGGACGAGTTGGCACCAGAAGACAAACTGCTGGTCGCACGTGCTCGTAAGATGCAACGTTTCCTGTCGCAGCCGTTCCACGTTGCTGAAGTATTTACCGGCGCACCAGGTAAATACGTTTCGCTGAAAGATACGATCAAGGGCTTCAAAATGATCGCATCGGGCGAACTCGATCACCTGCCAGAACAAGCGTTCTACATGGTAGGTACCATCGAAGAAGCAATCGAAAAAGCGAAAAAACTCAACTAATCGTTGAGCAGCTTACGCACTGTTTAATCACAGTGCGTAAGCTGCAAGTTCGTATCGGTCCTTGTATCGATCTTTGGACGAATGAATAAGGTTTAACATGGCACACACAATGCGCGTAGACGTGGTTTCCGCCGAAGAAGAAATCTTCTCCGGCGAGGCAGAATTTGTCGCGCTGCCGGGTGAGTCGGGCGAGCTCGGGATTTTGCCGGGACATACGCCTTTGATCACACGCATCCGACCAGGTGCGGTACGCATCAAGATTGCAGGCCAGGCTGAAGATGAATTTGTCTTCGTCGCAGGCGGCATTCTGGAAGTGCAGCCGCATGCAGTGACGGTTTTGGCCGACACCGCGATCCGTGGTGGCGATCTGGATGAAGCCAAGGCAGCGGAAGCTAAACGATTGGCCGAAGAAGCACTGGTCAATAAAGAATCGAAAATCGACTACGCACAAGCACAGGCTGAATTGGCCAGCGCGATTGCACAGTTGGCGGCGATACAAAGATTGCGTCAAAAACGTTAATCTGCAAATCCCGCATACAATAAAGGGCAGCTTAGGCTGCCCTTTTTGTTTTTTGGAAAAAGAAAAATCATGAACCAGAATCCACAAGTCATTACCAAATTACTGGCCGAGTCCCGCGTGATCGCGGTGGTTGGCTTGTCGCCCAAGCCAAACCGTCCTAGCCATGAAGTCGCTGATTATCTGCAGCGCCACGGCTATCGTATTATTCCGGTTAATCCTGCGAGTGCAGGCACTCACATACTCGGTGAGCATTGCTACGCAACCTTGACGCAGGCAGCGGCCGCATTGGCCGAACAACAGACCAGAATCGATCTGGTCGACATTTTTCGCAAATCAGAATTGGTCGGACCGATAGTAGATGAAGCAATTGCGATCCGCGCCCGAGGTGTGTGGTTGCAAATAGGCGTCATCAATGAAGCCGCGACCGACAAGGCACGTGCTGCAGGCCTCGATGTAGTGGCAGATCGTTGTACCAAAATCGACCACGCAATATGGCGCAGAGCAAGCTAACCGGAGATAAACATGGCCAACGTCCAGCAATTGTTCCGAGCAG is a genomic window containing:
- a CDS encoding CoA-binding protein codes for the protein MNQNPQVITKLLAESRVIAVVGLSPKPNRPSHEVADYLQRHGYRIIPVNPASAGTHILGEHCYATLTQAAAALAEQQTRIDLVDIFRKSELVGPIVDEAIAIRARGVWLQIGVINEAATDKARAAGLDVVADRCTKIDHAIWRRAS
- the atpA gene encoding F0F1 ATP synthase subunit alpha — translated: MQLNPSEISELIKSRIQGLGDTAEIRNQGTVISVSDGICRIHGLSDVMQGEMLEFPGNTFGLALNLERDSVGAVILGEYEHISEGDTVKCTGRILEVPVGPELCGRVVNALGQPIDGKGPINTKLTTPIEKIAPGVIARQSVDQPMQTGIKAIDAMVPIGRGQRELIIGDRQTGKTAVAIDAIINQKGQGVTCIYVAIGQKASSVKNIVRSLEQHGAMEYTIVVAATASESAAMQFVSAYSGCAMGEYFRDRGEDALIVYDDLSKQAVAYRQVSLLLRRPPGREAFPGDVFYLHSRLLERAARVNADYVEAFTKGAVKGKTGSLTALPIIETQAGDVSAFVPTNVISITDGQIFLETSLFNSGVRPAINAGISVSRVGGAAQTKVIKGLSGGIRTDLAQYRELAAFAQFASDLDASTRKQLDRGARVTELLKQAQYAPLSTSLMAVSLFAVNKGYFDDLEVKRVLAFEAGLHGFMKSSHAALLQKIEDTKKLEKDDEAVLAAAIADFKKSF
- the atpG gene encoding F0F1 ATP synthase subunit gamma, with protein sequence MASGKEIRGKIKSVENTKKITKAMEMVAASKMRKAQDRMHAARPYSDKIRNIAANLSQANPEYTHPFLVKSDASKTVGFIIVTTDKGLCGGMNTNSLRIVTTKLRELEAEGKKVEAVAIGNKGLGFLNRIGARVVSHAVQIGDTPHLDKLIGPVKVMLDAYQDGKLDAVYVVYTKFINTMKQEPMMEQLLPLATDRLKADEGSLAWDYIYEPDAQTVIDELLVRYVEALIFQAVAENLASEQSARMVAMKSASDNAGSVISELKLVYNKTRQAAITKELSEIVAGAAAV
- the atpD gene encoding F0F1 ATP synthase subunit beta produces the protein MADGKIVQCIGAVVDVEFPRNAMPKIYDALKMAGSELTLEVQQQLGDGIVRTIALGTSDGLRRGMIIQNTGNPITVPVGKATLGRIMDVLGNPIDECGPVSHERTASIHRKAPAYDELSPSQDLLETGIKVIDLVCPFAKGGKVGLFGGAGVGKTVNMMELINNIAKAHSGLSVFAGVGERTREGNDFYHEMADAKVVDLENPENSKVAMVYGQMNEPPGNRLRVALTGLTMAEAFRDEGKDVLFFVDNIYRFTLAGTEVSALLGRMPSAVGYQPTLAEEMGRLQERITSTKTGSITSIQAVYVPADDLTDPSPATTFAHLDSTVVLSRDIASLGIYPAVDPLDSTSRQLDPLVVGQDHYDTARAVQGTLQRYKELRDIIAILGMDELAPEDKLLVARARKMQRFLSQPFHVAEVFTGAPGKYVSLKDTIKGFKMIASGELDHLPEQAFYMVGTIEEAIEKAKKLN
- a CDS encoding F0F1 ATP synthase subunit epsilon, giving the protein MAHTMRVDVVSAEEEIFSGEAEFVALPGESGELGILPGHTPLITRIRPGAVRIKIAGQAEDEFVFVAGGILEVQPHAVTVLADTAIRGGDLDEAKAAEAKRLAEEALVNKESKIDYAQAQAELASAIAQLAAIQRLRQKR